The Amycolatopsis coloradensis sequence GTCGCGTAAGCGCGCCGCTGCTGGTACGGCCGCGAGATGAGGACGACAGATCCCACCTCGATGCCGCGAGAATCTAGCAACGCGCGCGTGAGCGTGATGTTGTCCCCCGTGTTCCGTGCCTCGGGCTCGACCAGGATGGCGTCGTCCGGCACGCCCAGCTCAAGTGCGTGTTCGCGGTAGTGCACTGCCTCGCCGCGAGGGAACCGTTCGACAGTGGTCGGCGCGTTCGCCCCGGTGAAGACGATGAGCGGGAACATCCCGGCATGGAACAGTTCCGCGGCGTAGGTGGCGACGCCGAGGTCGTGGCTGCCGAGTCCGATGCCGACGTCGGCGGGCCGGAGTTCGTGGTGCATGTCGTGGTAGTCCCAGAGCGTCCGGACGTCGGCGCGAAGATCGTCCGGCAAGGTTTCGGTCATC is a genomic window containing:
- a CDS encoding YdcF family protein, which codes for MTETLPDDLRADVRTLWDYHDMHHELRPADVGIGLGSHDLGVATYAAELFHAGMFPLIVFTGANAPTTVERFPRGEAVHYREHALELGVPDDAILVEPEARNTGDNITLTRALLDSRGIEVGSVVLISRPYQQRRAYATCKKLWPGVDVICASRPLPLDDYVASIGDVDRVITMLVGDTQRITVYAERGFAVQQDIPNNVAEAYDRLVQVGFRERLLPQDW